The Paracoccus sp. TOH sequence GCGCGCAGGGCAGCAACCGGGTGGCCGAGGGCGTGGTGGACGAGGTCGTCTATTACGGCGACATGACCTATTACGACGTGCGGCTGGACGGCTCGGCCGGTTTCGACGGCAAGGCCCGCCCGGTCCGCATCGCCATGCGCAACGTCTTCGGCCGCGAGGTCCAGGATGTCGGCACCCGCGCGAATGTGAGCTGGTCCCCGGGCTCTCTGGTGCTTTTCCGCTGATCGGCGCGAAACCCGCCGCGACATTCCGCCGAGCCGATTTGCGGCCCGGCGGCGCTCGTGCCACAGTCCCCGCACAATGCAACAGACGGAGATCGACATGATCGCACGTTCCGCGAAATTCCGCACCGCCATCCTGTCCGCGCTGACGGTGGCCGGCCTGAGCGCCGGCGCCATCGCACAGGAAGCCGCCGCCCCCGAGACGGCGGCGCCGGCCGAGGGTGCGCCCGCGGCCACCGCCCAGGCACCGGCGGCCGCCCCTGCCGCGGCCCCCGCCGCGCAGGACAGCGGCGCCGCCTATGAAAGCGCGCGCAACCAGCTGGGCGTCCTGAGCTATTGCCAGGAAAAGGGCTATATCGACGGCAAGGCGGTCGAGACCCAGACCAAGCTGCTGGCGATGATCCCGGCCGGCGACACCGCCAAGGGCGATGCGGCCGAGGCGAAGGGCAAGGAAGGCACGGTTTCCGCCATGGGCGTCGAGCGCACCCTGGCCGATGCCGCGAAAGAGAAGAACACCAGCGAGGACGCGCTTTGCAAGCAGATGGACGCGCTGCTGCAGCAGCTCGCCTCGCAGGTTCCGGCCTGAGCCGGATCTGACGGGAACGGCAGGGGTCCAGTCGCTCGGACCCCTGCCGCTGGCCGGCCCTTCCGGGGCCGGCCATTTTCGTCAGAGCGGCGGCAGCGCCGCCTGAACCTTCCTGGGCAGCTTGCCGCGCACCAGGCGATAGGAATGGCGGATGCGATGCGCCAGCTCGTCGGGCGCCGAATCGAGCGGCAGGGCGACCCAACTGCGATGCAGATAGGCGGCGCGCTCGGCCACGCCGGTCTCGAACAGGAACTCGGCCGTCTCGGCGCTGTCGGTCTTGACCGAGACATGCGTGCCCGCCGTGCCGGTCACCGCGAAGGTCTTGCCGCCGATCTTCCAGCAATCATGGCCGCCGCCCCAGGGATCCGACCACTCGGCCCCGGGCTGCGCGGCGCAGATCTCGTTGACCAGTTCGCGGCTCATGGCCCGAGTTTTGCAGCCTCTCTTGGCATAGGCAAGACAATGCGTTATGGCGAGCGCATGAAGGCAAGAACCGCCACCATCCGCTGCATCATTACCGGCTGAAATTTCAGGCGGGCGGTTCACGGTGACCAGTTGACGCCCGCAAAGGGGAAGTCATGGTCGAGATCAGGCTGACGAATACCAGGACGCGGCGGAAAGAGGTTTTCCGACCCATCGACCCGCAGAACCTGCGGCTGTACCTGTGCGGGCCGACGGTCTATGACCGCGCGCATATGGGCAATGCCCGGCCGGTGGTGGTGATCGACGTGCTGGTGCGCCTGCTGCACCATCTTCACGGCGCGGAGCGCGTCACCTATGTGCGCAACTTCACCGACGTGGATGACAAGATCAACGCCGCCGCCCTGGCCCGCAAGCAGGCCGGCGCCGCCGGTTCGCTGGAGGAACTGATCCGCGAGCGCACGCATGAGACCATCGGCTGGTATCATGCCGACATGGATGCGCTGGGGGCGCTGCGCCCCGATCATGAGCCGCGCGCCACCGACTATATCGCCGAGATGATCGCCATGATCGAGACCCTGATCGCCGGCGGGCATGCCTATGCGCGTGACGGCCATGTGCTGTTCCGGGTGCGCAGCTATGCCGATTACGGCAAGCTCTCGGGCCGCTCCGTCGATGACATGATCGCCGGCGCCCGCGTCGAGGTGGCGCCCTTCAAGGAAGACCCGATGGATTTCGTGCTGTGGAAGCCGTCCGACGACGAGCTGCCCGGCTGGGACAGCCCCTGGGGCCACGGCCGTCCGGGCTGGCATATCGAATGCTCGGCCATGTCCTACGAGCTTCTGGGCGAGAGCTTCGACATCCATGCCGGCGGCATCGACCTGCAATTCCCGCATCACGAGAACGAGATCGCGCAAAGCTGCTGCGCCCATCCGCACGGGCGCTTCGCCAATATCTGGCTGCATAACGAGATGCTGCAGGTCGAAGGCCGGAAGATGTCCAAGTCGCTCGGCAATTTCTTCACCGTGCGCGATCTTCTGGATCAGGGCATCCCGGGCGAGGTGATCCGCTTCGTGCTGCTGTCCACGCATTACCGCAAGCCGATGGACTGGACGACCGAGAAGGCGCGCGAGGCCGAGGCGGTGCTGCGCAAGTGGCACGGCCTTGTCGCGGGCATCGAACCCGCGCCAAGCCCGGCCCCC is a genomic window containing:
- a CDS encoding pore-forming ESAT-6 family protein; its protein translation is MIARSAKFRTAILSALTVAGLSAGAIAQEAAAPETAAPAEGAPAATAQAPAAAPAAAPAAQDSGAAYESARNQLGVLSYCQEKGYIDGKAVETQTKLLAMIPAGDTAKGDAAEAKGKEGTVSAMGVERTLADAAKEKNTSEDALCKQMDALLQQLASQVPA
- a CDS encoding MmcQ/YjbR family DNA-binding protein; translated protein: MSRELVNEICAAQPGAEWSDPWGGGHDCWKIGGKTFAVTGTAGTHVSVKTDSAETAEFLFETGVAERAAYLHRSWVALPLDSAPDELAHRIRHSYRLVRGKLPRKVQAALPPL
- the cysS gene encoding cysteine--tRNA ligase; the encoded protein is MVEIRLTNTRTRRKEVFRPIDPQNLRLYLCGPTVYDRAHMGNARPVVVIDVLVRLLHHLHGAERVTYVRNFTDVDDKINAAALARKQAGAAGSLEELIRERTHETIGWYHADMDALGALRPDHEPRATDYIAEMIAMIETLIAGGHAYARDGHVLFRVRSYADYGKLSGRSVDDMIAGARVEVAPFKEDPMDFVLWKPSDDELPGWDSPWGHGRPGWHIECSAMSYELLGESFDIHAGGIDLQFPHHENEIAQSCCAHPHGRFANIWLHNEMLQVEGRKMSKSLGNFFTVRDLLDQGIPGEVIRFVLLSTHYRKPMDWTTEKAREAEAVLRKWHGLVAGIEPAPSPAPTVLAALADDLNTAGAIAALHEMAGQGDAPGLLAGARMLGLLTDDLGGWIAAGPDLSPWAERMNALRAEAKARKDFSAVDALKQCLVSAGVEVRMGPAGVELLPGPDFDAAKLPE